The DNA window GAGTAAGATTACATGTAACACCCGCACCACTAGCACTCGAAATATAACGGCGGTTTCAGCCGACTACACGCCCAAAAATCGTGGCGTAACGAACAAAGAGAAGTAAAACCCGGATATCACCGCGAAAGCGGCATCGAGAGCCGATAGGCCGCCCACAGCTGGGCGACGGTCACGACCGCGAACGCCGCGAGCGCGCCGCTCGTCCAGAGTAAGGGATCGACCGCGCCGACGACCGGCGCGCCGAGCTGGGCGGCGAGCACGACACACAGCGTCACGATACCGAGCAGCTGGTACAGCTCCGTCCAGGTGAACCCGTAGCCGGTCACGACGGTCATGTACCGTTCCACGTCGCGTGCGCCCCGGCACGCGCGGACCTCCTTGCGCGTGCGGTCGTACTCGACGACGCCGAGCTCGTGGAGCCGCGGCAGGTGCGTCTGGTGGAGGGAGGCGTACACGCTCTCGCGCACGCAGCGCGGCGCGGGCGACTCGCCCGTCTCGTCGGCGGCGATCGCCTCCGAGAGCTCCCTCACCGAGACGG is part of the Halorubrum aethiopicum genome and encodes:
- a CDS encoding DUF7344 domain-containing protein, producing the protein MFSIPLQIRSDSLPENVIHDVLSNSRRKNALRELRTRGGAVSVRELSEAIAADETGESPAPRCVRESVYASLHQTHLPRLHELGVVEYDRTRKEVRACRGARDVERYMTVVTGYGFTWTELYQLLGIVTLCVVLAAQLGAPVVGAVDPLLWTSGALAAFAVVTVAQLWAAYRLSMPLSR